The segment GTGGGGGGGACGTCCGGCGCCCCTTCGTGGCGCCGGACCTTCGTTGGGTCGGTCCCCCCCGGGCGTGGTCCCTGTGGGCGACGGCGACGTTCCTGCTGGGCCTCGCCCTCCGGTCGGGGGGCGTCGCGGGCCTTGGGCGGCGACGGCGGGGCGGCGCTTCCGAAGTTTGAGGCACGACGCGCCGGGCCGTACGCGGCGGGGTGGGGCGTCGGGCACGCCGCGGTGTGCCGACTCACGGGCGGGGGCACACCGCCGGTCCGGAGTCCGTCGAGGGTTCGGCCGAGGGCCACGCGTCCCGGGTGGGGACCGTGTCGACGACGCGAGCCGTGGCGGTCCGCTCGCTCGGTGTGCGACCCCATTGCGCGTCGGGCGTCGGTTGGACGAGGTAGAGCGTCGAGCGCAGCTGGCGGTCGGACGGACGGAGCGAGGCGGGCTCGGCCTTCGCGACGTCCAGGGCCGACGCGGTGGTCCATGCGTCGATCAACGCATCCGCCTCGGGGCCGTGCTGGCGTTCCACGGCGTCGAAGAGGATCGCAAAGGCGGCGTACGTGGTCCACGCCGCACCGCTCATCGATTCCGCGGTGCGCGCGGCGAAGCGGGTCGCGACGTCGCGGTCCAAGGCCGGGTCCCACGCGGCGACGCGCGGGGTGCGGAGCAGGTCGCGCGAGACCTGCAGGAACCGCTGCAGGAAGGTGCGCGATTGCGATGCGAGGGTGGGAAGGCCGGTCACGGCCCACGCCACCTCCTCGTTGTCCGCCTGAGACAGGAACCGCTCTTGTGACGTTTCGTCCATGAGCAGGACGACGACGTCGGGTTCCGCGTCTGCGATGGCGTCGAACGTACGGGTGTAGACGAGTTGGTCGGCGTCGACCACCGAGGAACCCGCGAACGTCGCGCCGGCGGTCTCCACGGCGGCCTCGAGGGGATGGACGGCGTCCTCGTCGGCGTACGACGTTTCCGCCACGGCGTACCACCGCTCCGGTTCGGGATCGAGCGCGAGCCCACTCCCGACCATGGCTCGCACGTATGCGGCGTCGTCGGGAGCGACGTGGACCGTCGTCGGAAAACAGGACGGATTGCGAAGCGACGCACGCGCGGAGCCGACGTTCAGGAACAGGACGTCGTGGGTCGCGCCGAGGTCGGCGAGGCCGAGCGCGCTCCGGTCGTCGTACCCGCCGATCAGGACGTCGATGCGGTCGTTCTCGATCAGGGCCCGGGCTGCGCGCAGGGTGGAGGGATACGTCGGGGCACTCGCCTCGTAGATGCGGACCGAGTCGGCGATGGCCGGGCTTCGGCCGAGGTCGTTCTCGGCGATGCGGGTCGCCAACCGGGCGTGCTCTCCGACCACGAACCCGGGCACTTGCGCGGGGGTGCGGGAGGGGTGCACGATGCCGATGCGGAGGACGTCGTCGGGGATGGGGGCCGCCTCGCTGGGGCGCGAGAGGTCCATCATCGGAACGCCGTGGCGCTCGAGGATCGACCGCACGTCCTCCCATCGGCGTGCGAGGGCGGCGTTGAGGCGGTCGCGGAGGGCTTCGTCGTGAGGACGGACCCCGATGGTCCAGATGCGCGAGTGCTGGATGATGCTTTCGCCGAAGTCGATTTCCGGTCGTACCGGTTCGATGGTGAGCGGCGCTCCTGCAGCGACCCGAGCCCCCGCGACGGGGCCGTAGACGATGCCGACGTCGACGGAGCCGTCGAGGACCGCCTCGAGAATCGGAGCGTGGCGGTCCACGCCCTCGTCGGTCACGTCGGCGGCGAATTCGACGCGGTCGTCCAGGTTTCGGTTGCGCAACGCGATCGTCGGCGTTCCGAACTGGTACGTCCCGATGGTGAGGTCGCGCAGGAGGGGATCGTCGAGGGATTCGATCGAGAGATCACGGCGTTCGTGCGACACGAAGACGTAGGGGGTTCGGAGGTAGGGAACGGTGCTCAACGTCCCCGCCACCCCCTCCCCCATCCCGATCATGAGGTCGCAGAGGCCGGCGTGGAGGGAGTCGCGGACGCCGACGTCGTCGAAGCGAATCCACTCGAACGTGGCGTCGGCTCCGAGCTCGTCGGCGAGCAGTTGTGCGATGTCGACGTCGTACCCGCCGCGCTCGCGATCGGCGGCGGGCCAGGCGTTGAGCGGCGCGCAAAACCGCATTTCGGGGTCGGTGGAGGCTTGCGACGTGGGGCCGAGGGCCAACGCCACGGCGATGGCCAGGATCGAGGCGAGATGCGCGGCGCACGAACGCCG is part of the Trueperaceae bacterium genome and harbors:
- a CDS encoding ABC transporter substrate-binding protein; the protein is MYDRPDTAPPHPSTMRRSCAAHLASILAIAVALALGPTSQASTDPEMRFCAPLNAWPAADRERGGYDVDIAQLLADELGADATFEWIRFDDVGVRDSLHAGLCDLMIGMGEGVAGTLSTVPYLRTPYVFVSHERRDLSIESLDDPLLRDLTIGTYQFGTPTIALRNRNLDDRVEFAADVTDEGVDRHAPILEAVLDGSVDVGIVYGPVAGARVAAGAPLTIEPVRPEIDFGESIIQHSRIWTIGVRPHDEALRDRLNAALARRWEDVRSILERHGVPMMDLSRPSEAAPIPDDVLRIGIVHPSRTPAQVPGFVVGEHARLATRIAENDLGRSPAIADSVRIYEASAPTYPSTLRAARALIENDRIDVLIGGYDDRSALGLADLGATHDVLFLNVGSARASLRNPSCFPTTVHVAPDDAAYVRAMVGSGLALDPEPERWYAVAETSYADEDAVHPLEAAVETAGATFAGSSVVDADQLVYTRTFDAIADAEPDVVVLLMDETSQERFLSQADNEEVAWAVTGLPTLASQSRTFLQRFLQVSRDLLRTPRVAAWDPALDRDVATRFAARTAESMSGAAWTTYAAFAILFDAVERQHGPEADALIDAWTTASALDVAKAEPASLRPSDRQLRSTLYLVQPTPDAQWGRTPSERTATARVVDTVPTRDAWPSAEPSTDSGPAVCPRP